The DNA sequence CTGCCTGCATGCTGCACTGTTTACAGACACCGCGCAGGTGGGGCTGCTGATGCATGGGTAAACTAAGCAATCATTTAACGTATTAAACTAGCAGAAAATCATCTATAAAGAAATTTAACGCGATAAACGCGAACGTCGGCTTTCGCATCTAGTGTAAGTCTGCCTGCGAGCTGCACTGTTTACAGACACCGCGCAGGTGGGGCTGCTGGTGCGCGAGCTCACTCTGCAATAAATTAAGCGAAGAATTAATTCAACACAACGACTCTggtttatcaaaataaattaagtttGAATATTAATTACAAAATCTTTCGACAGCACGTAGCACAAGTACTGACTGGGATGACATACGCGCCAAGATTCTGGAGTACTACGACCTGAAGGACAAAGAACCAAATGAGAGTTTCTATCTTCAACTCTACGGCGGAGGCGTTTGGTTAATGAATTCTAGGGACGAAACACTCCAACTAGGTAATGAAGTAAAgtcataaataacaatatttatatgtaagtCTACACTTGTACGGAAAGTTTGACGGGCTACTAGCCAACGTAACGTACGACACGAAGTCTGTGCGGATCTGTGAGAGGTTTAACACGAACCCACGAATGTGACTTGGTACGTGCGCACGTACAGATACTTAGTCAGTGTCCCACGCTCAAAAACTAGACCCTCACACAGATCTGCCAAACCTGCTCTCGTGCTTAGTGGGTCTCGGACTGTGGGAGCCGTGCTTAGGCACACATTCCGCAAAAAGAGACTAAGTCGGTTTGGGAACTTTGTCGAAAAGTGACTGGACCGACAGCAAGGTGGCCCGATACTTGTGCACAAAGTATAGGGAGCTTTGCAGGGGTATCCTCTCAACCGCAGACTAacgttttttgtatatttacagACATGAACATCCTCAGTTTGGAAGAAGCAGCCAGACTCCTGGAAGTGTTGAAAGCTACAGAGGATCGAGTGGTAGGGTTGAGAGGACCCGTAAGCCACTACAGCGACGCAGGGAGAGCAGGAGCCACTACGTCCACGCCCAGGGATGACGACCAGACATACAGCATGAATGAGATCACCAAGCTGTTGCGTGAGAGCACCATGACTCAAGTCAAGCTCAGCGAAAGGCTGGTAGAAGGAATGAAGTCCCTCGTGGAGGAGAATGCTAAGATGAATCAAAACTTCGAAAGGTTCACAACCAAGATCAGCGGAGATGTACAGCAACTGATGAGGTCCGTTGATAGTCTGAAGCTCAGAGGGCAGGATGGACAGGCAGTAAAAGATTGGCAGGAGAAGCCAACTCTTTCAGCCAACAACAAGCCAAGCATCGTCAGCTGTACACGCCCGGCAGAACCGATCAAGCTGCATCCACGAGGACGCGGACGTGGCTTTCGACCAGCAAACCGCAATCCGCTCACGCTTTTGGCTCCTGGACCAAGGGAGTTCGGACCTGCTGAACCCAGGTGCTCGTCCACACTAGTGGCCGACTCGTACGAATGGAACGAGAAAAATGAAGTAAGGAGAGAACAGTCGCCATATAAAGATTGGCGCGTTGAATCCGCCGAACGTCTTGGAATCGCGCTCGACGATTTGAATGTAAGTAGACGTTTTTCTGATCAAGACTTAACGCAACTGAATAAGCTGAATTTGTTCAAGTCAATGAACTCAGGTAACACGAGTATAAATGACGCAAAATTGAAACAGATTAACATCACGCGAATGTACAAGTTAAAATTAGATTCGGAATTTGCCCCCTTTGAGGATTTCTTATTCTCAGAGCTAAAGTCGCGAAAACTGTTCTACGTCTTCGAAAAGAACAATCAAAGTCTGATCTGTCCAGATGAACTCGAACACGATAAGAATATCATACGCGAGATAATTCTGAACAGAATTGATGATAAGTATCACCTATACACGATGAACATAAAAGATCCAGTTGAATTACTGGataagattaaagaaattaaaaagaatgAATTGAGAATTAATGCTCATACA is a window from the Nasonia vitripennis strain AsymCx chromosome 3 unlocalized genomic scaffold, Nvit_psr_1.1 chr3_random0009, whole genome shotgun sequence genome containing:
- the LOC116416859 gene encoding uncharacterized protein LOC116416859 isoform X2: MNSRDETLQLDMNILSLEEAARLLEVLKATEDRVVGLRGPVSHYSDAGRAGATTSTPRDDDQTYSMNEITKLLRESTMTQVKLSERLVEGMKSLVEENAKMNQNFERFTTKISGDVQQLMRSVDSLKLRGQDGQAVKDWQEKPTLSANNKPSIVSCTRPAEPIKLHPRGRGRGFRPANRNPLTLLAPGPREFGPAEPRCSSTLVADSYEWNEKNEVRREQSPYKDWRVESAERLGIALDDLNNN
- the LOC116416859 gene encoding uncharacterized protein LOC116416859 isoform X1, producing the protein MNSRDETLQLDMNILSLEEAARLLEVLKATEDRVVGLRGPVSHYSDAGRAGATTSTPRDDDQTYSMNEITKLLRESTMTQVKLSERLVEGMKSLVEENAKMNQNFERFTTKISGDVQQLMRSVDSLKLRGQDGQAVKDWQEKPTLSANNKPSIVSCTRPAEPIKLHPRGRGRGFRPANRNPLTLLAPGPREFGPAEPRCSSTLVADSYEWNEKNEVRREQSPYKDWRVESAERLGIALDDLNIDNSKQRTPEKSALLGFAEERNRSSDERPKSRERPNKRCERCGSTAHLSKDCKHDEPKCFNCNKFGHIAVDCSEPRKGPPRKRATDRNRSISPKRKQRREHSRSRSKSPFRRPGTPAKE